A region from the uncultured Bacteroides sp. genome encodes:
- a CDS encoding FtsX-like permease family protein has protein sequence MNFPFYIAKRYLFSKKKHNAINIVSGISVCGVALATLALVCTLSVFNGFQDMVASLFTAFDPELKITVQEGKIFDSQNERIQLLRTIPEVAVFTETLEENAMVQYKDRQVMAVIKGVQDNFVQLTAIDSILYGTGDFVLHDSIVEYGVMGIELVSTLGTGIQFVDPLQVYAPKRNMKINMANPASSFNMEYLYSPGTVFVVNQQKYDSQYILTSLAFARRLFDYKSEVSAIELKIKSGYNISSVKSKIEKLLGSSFVVQDRFQQQADVFRIMEIEKLISYVFLTFILVIACFNVIGSLSMLILDKKEDVLTLRYMGADNRLVSRIFLFEGRMISVCGALIGIVLGLILCFIQQRFGIISLGGTNGSFVVDAYPVSVHFSDIFLIFVTVIAVGFLSVWYPVRYLSKKLLQK, from the coding sequence GTGAACTTCCCCTTTTACATAGCTAAACGTTATCTTTTCTCAAAGAAGAAGCATAATGCTATTAATATTGTTTCCGGCATTTCTGTTTGCGGGGTGGCACTTGCTACGTTAGCATTGGTGTGCACTCTTTCTGTGTTTAATGGTTTTCAGGATATGGTGGCTAGTCTTTTTACAGCCTTTGATCCTGAGCTGAAAATCACGGTTCAGGAGGGAAAAATATTCGATTCTCAAAATGAACGTATTCAGTTATTGCGTACTATTCCTGAAGTTGCTGTTTTCACTGAGACACTTGAAGAGAATGCAATGGTACAGTACAAAGACCGACAGGTGATGGCTGTCATTAAAGGAGTACAGGATAATTTCGTGCAATTGACGGCAATTGATAGTATACTTTACGGTACGGGTGATTTTGTTCTTCACGATTCTATTGTTGAATATGGAGTCATGGGTATTGAACTTGTGTCTACATTAGGTACCGGTATACAATTTGTCGACCCTTTGCAAGTGTATGCCCCCAAAAGGAATATGAAAATAAATATGGCCAATCCGGCTTCTTCATTTAATATGGAATATTTATATTCGCCAGGCACGGTCTTTGTCGTCAATCAGCAGAAATATGACAGCCAATATATTTTGACTTCTCTGGCATTTGCTCGCCGATTGTTTGATTATAAATCTGAGGTTTCTGCTATAGAATTGAAGATAAAGTCCGGATATAACATATCTTCCGTTAAATCGAAAATAGAAAAATTACTTGGAAGCTCATTTGTTGTGCAAGATCGTTTTCAGCAACAGGCAGATGTGTTTCGTATTATGGAAATAGAGAAGCTCATCTCTTATGTTTTTCTAACATTTATATTGGTAATAGCTTGCTTTAATGTGATAGGATCGTTGTCCATGCTTATTCTGGATAAGAAGGAGGATGTTCTTACGTTACGCTATATGGGTGCGGATAATCGTCTTGTTTCCCGAATATTCCTTTTTGAAGGACGGATGATTTCAGTGTGTGGCGCTCTTATTGGTATTGTTTTAGGACTCATTCTTTGTTTCATTCAACAACGGTTTGGGATTATTTCACTTGGGGGAACCAATGGTAGTTTTGTAGTTGATGCTTATCCTGTCAGTGTACATTTTAGTGATATTTTTCTCATCTTTGTAACTGTGATTGCCGTAGGTTTTCTTTCTGTATGGTATCCGGTACGCTATTTAAGTAAGAAGCTATTGCAGAAATAA
- a CDS encoding O-methyltransferase — MLDSDASLQAYILQHIDPESDYLNALYRDTHVKLLRPRMASGHLQGRMLKMFVEMIRPRQILEIGTYSGYSALCLAEGLVEDGVLHTFEINDEQEDFTRPWLEGAACADKIKFYIGDALLLVPELDITFDLVFVDGDKRKYIEYYEMSLSHLSSGGYIIVDNTLWDGHVLEQTNANDYQTIGIKKFNDYVGRDARVEKVILPLRDGLTIIRKKD; from the coding sequence ATGTTAGATTCGGATGCATCGTTGCAAGCGTATATCTTGCAGCATATAGATCCTGAAAGTGATTACTTAAATGCTCTTTATCGTGATACGCATGTAAAACTATTACGGCCTCGTATGGCTTCGGGACATTTACAGGGACGTATGTTGAAAATGTTTGTTGAGATGATTCGTCCTCGTCAGATTCTTGAAATTGGTACTTATAGTGGATATTCAGCTCTTTGTTTAGCTGAAGGGTTGGTGGAAGATGGTGTTCTTCATACATTTGAAATTAATGATGAACAGGAAGATTTTACTCGTCCGTGGCTTGAGGGGGCAGCTTGTGCTGATAAGATTAAGTTTTATATAGGTGATGCTCTTTTGCTTGTTCCGGAATTGGATATTACTTTTGATTTAGTTTTTGTAGATGGTGATAAACGAAAATATATTGAATATTACGAAATGTCCCTGTCTCATTTGTCGTCTGGGGGATATATTATAGTTGATAATACTTTATGGGATGGACATGTGCTGGAACAGACTAATGCGAACGATTATCAAACAATAGGTATCAAGAAGTTCAATGACTATGTAGGACGGGATGCGCGAGTGGAAAAAGTAATTCTTCCTTTGCGCGACGGTTTGACCATCATAAGGAAAAAGGATTAG
- a CDS encoding DUF6377 domain-containing protein — protein sequence MKYRLFLFMLVFISMPLFAQQQVDSLLKVLDLTIKNSDQYEKLKTQRISMIKDGLKNPEISKEDKYRINAQLYNEYESYICDSARFYINQNISIASQLRNRTWQNESMIKKAHILATSGLYAEAMKVLESVQKQTLSLSKLAEYYITFENVYLYQAEYVSGDEYMYDYLNLMNVYRDSVLNVVSEGSYEYIITKVPKLVDKGEFKEAETLLYNYLPGVSSGTRNYSVLTSILAFVYQCTHQTELRKINLIKSAISDVKAVVKENNSIRSLAELLYEEGQIVRADHYVKASMEDANFYNARLRNLQASKMLPIIDNAYQLEKEMQRKKLQMLLIVISILSVFLMIAIVLVIRQVKKLAKARQEVMNANKELHKLNNDLIEANNQQRLTNNSLTEANRIKEEYIGRFLGLCSVYIDKLEIYRRMLNKKAASGKVEELYATLKSSQFIEDELKEFYHNFDSSFLSIFPEFVECFNRLLPEEERILPKQGEQLTTELRIFALIRLGITDSLKIANFLRYSITTIYTYRSKLRNKSICRERFEEEVTKIGSFRA from the coding sequence ATGAAATATCGCTTGTTCCTTTTTATGCTTGTCTTCATCAGTATGCCGCTTTTTGCTCAACAGCAGGTGGATTCTTTATTGAAAGTGCTTGATCTTACCATTAAAAACAGTGATCAATATGAAAAACTGAAAACCCAACGTATTAGCATGATAAAAGACGGGCTAAAAAATCCAGAGATATCGAAAGAAGATAAATATCGTATAAATGCCCAATTGTATAATGAATATGAATCTTATATTTGTGATTCGGCCCGATTCTACATTAATCAGAACATTTCAATAGCTTCTCAGTTGAGGAATCGAACTTGGCAGAATGAATCCATGATCAAAAAAGCACATATCTTGGCTACTTCCGGACTTTATGCAGAAGCAATGAAAGTACTTGAGTCTGTTCAGAAACAAACTTTATCTCTTTCAAAACTGGCAGAATACTATATTACTTTTGAGAACGTTTATTTGTACCAGGCTGAGTATGTTTCCGGTGATGAATATATGTATGATTATCTGAATCTAATGAATGTTTATCGAGATTCTGTCTTAAATGTCGTTTCTGAAGGCTCTTATGAATACATAATTACTAAGGTTCCTAAACTTGTGGATAAAGGGGAATTTAAAGAGGCTGAAACGCTGTTGTATAACTATCTACCCGGCGTGTCTTCCGGTACCAGAAATTACTCCGTGTTGACTTCTATTCTTGCATTTGTTTATCAATGTACACATCAAACGGAATTAAGAAAGATTAATTTAATAAAAAGTGCTATCTCGGACGTAAAGGCGGTTGTGAAAGAAAATAATTCTATTCGTTCATTGGCGGAGTTGCTTTATGAAGAAGGCCAGATAGTGCGTGCGGATCATTATGTAAAGGCTAGTATGGAAGATGCTAATTTTTACAATGCCCGTTTGAGGAATTTACAGGCATCTAAGATGCTTCCTATCATTGATAATGCTTATCAGCTGGAAAAAGAAATGCAGCGAAAGAAACTGCAAATGCTGCTTATTGTTATCAGTATATTGTCTGTGTTCCTGATGATAGCTATTGTTTTGGTGATTCGGCAAGTGAAGAAATTGGCAAAAGCTCGCCAAGAAGTGATGAATGCTAATAAGGAATTACATAAACTTAATAATGATTTAATAGAAGCTAATAATCAGCAAAGGCTCACAAACAATTCTTTAACGGAGGCAAATCGTATAAAGGAAGAATATATAGGACGTTTTCTTGGCCTTTGTTCTGTATACATCGATAAGCTTGAGATATATCGAAGAATGTTAAATAAGAAAGCGGCTTCCGGTAAAGTGGAAGAACTGTATGCTACTTTAAAATCCTCCCAATTCATAGAAGACGAGTTGAAGGAGTTTTATCATAATTTTGATAGTTCATTTTTGAGTATCTTTCCCGAATTTGTAGAATGCTTTAATCGATTGCTGCCGGAAGAAGAAAGAATTCTACCTAAACAAGGTGAACAATTGACTACGGAGCTCCGCATATTTGCGCTTATCCGTTTGGGAATTACGGATAGTCTGAAAATAGCAAATTTTCTTCGTTATTCCATTACTACTATTTATACTTATCGTTCTAAACTGCGGAACAAATCTATCTG
- the pyk gene encoding pyruvate kinase has product MKKHTKIVASISDRRCDVDFIAQLYDAGMNVVRMNTAHADRQGSENIINNVRTVSNKIAILMDTKGPEVRTTVCAEPIAYCIGDKVKVVGDPNRETVRECISVSYFDFVKDLYVGGDILIDDGDLALRVIEQTDDFLLCEVQNEATLGSRKSVNVPGVRINLPSLTEKDKANILYAIERDIDFIAHSFVRNKQDVLDIQKMLDEHDSEIKIIAKIENQEGVDNIDEILEVAYGIMVARGDLGIEVPQEKIPGIQRTIIRKCVLAKKPVIVATQMLHTMINNPRPTRAEVTDIANAIYYRTDALMLSGETAYGKYPVEAVKTMAKIAEQAEQDKLEENDIRIPLSPDNTDVTAFLAKQAVKATSKMNIRAIITDSYTGRTARYVAAFRGKYPVLAMCYREKTMRLLALSYGVLPIYLEEKINAQAYFFSALELLLKEGRIVESDMVAYLSGSFGEGGGTSFLEINKVQTVISKAKNYLLPTFIDR; this is encoded by the coding sequence ATGAAGAAGCATACTAAAATAGTTGCGTCTATTTCGGATAGGCGTTGTGATGTTGATTTTATTGCGCAATTGTATGATGCCGGTATGAATGTAGTTCGCATGAATACTGCTCATGCAGATAGACAAGGCTCTGAGAACATTATAAATAATGTAAGAACGGTATCGAATAAGATTGCTATCTTAATGGATACTAAGGGGCCGGAAGTGAGGACTACAGTTTGTGCGGAACCTATAGCATATTGTATTGGCGACAAGGTGAAAGTTGTTGGTGATCCTAATCGTGAAACTGTCCGCGAATGTATTTCTGTTTCTTATTTTGATTTTGTGAAAGATCTGTATGTTGGAGGAGATATCCTTATTGACGATGGTGATCTTGCTCTTCGGGTGATTGAACAGACGGATGATTTTTTACTTTGCGAAGTACAAAATGAAGCAACTTTGGGAAGTCGTAAGAGCGTTAATGTGCCAGGCGTACGTATCAATTTGCCTTCGCTTACTGAGAAAGATAAGGCTAATATCCTCTATGCCATAGAAAGAGATATTGATTTTATTGCTCACTCTTTTGTTCGTAATAAACAGGACGTACTTGATATTCAAAAAATGCTGGATGAACACGATAGTGAAATAAAAATTATAGCAAAAATAGAGAATCAGGAAGGCGTTGATAACATAGACGAGATTCTTGAAGTAGCTTATGGGATAATGGTGGCCCGTGGAGATCTTGGCATTGAAGTTCCTCAAGAGAAGATTCCGGGTATTCAGCGAACAATAATCCGTAAATGTGTATTGGCTAAAAAACCTGTAATTGTTGCTACACAGATGTTGCACACAATGATAAATAATCCACGTCCGACACGCGCTGAAGTGACTGATATTGCTAATGCTATTTATTATCGTACGGATGCTTTAATGTTGAGCGGCGAAACTGCTTACGGCAAATATCCTGTTGAAGCCGTAAAAACAATGGCAAAAATAGCGGAACAAGCAGAGCAAGATAAGCTTGAAGAGAATGATATTCGTATACCATTAAGTCCCGATAACACGGATGTTACCGCCTTTTTGGCTAAGCAGGCAGTTAAGGCCACCTCTAAGATGAATATTCGTGCTATTATTACGGATAGTTACACCGGGCGTACAGCCCGTTATGTTGCGGCTTTTCGTGGTAAATATCCTGTTTTAGCTATGTGTTACAGAGAAAAAACGATGCGCTTATTAGCTTTATCGTATGGTGTTTTGCCTATATACCTTGAAGAGAAAATTAATGCACAAGCCTATTTTTTCTCTGCACTTGAGTTATTGTTGAAAGAGGGACGTATTGTGGAGAGTGATATGGTGGCTTATCTTAGTGGAAGTTTCGGAGAAGGTGGTGGTACCTCTTTTCTGGAAATTAATAAAGTACAAACTGTAATTTCGAAGGCCAAGAATTACTTGTTGCCCACATTTATAGATAGATAA
- a CDS encoding tetratricopeptide repeat protein → MIKKLYLPLLMATIVALSLSSCSKKMGELSSDYFTTTPQVLEAVGGKVPVTINGKFPEKYFNKKAVVEVTPVLKWDGGQVKGQTAVFQGEKVEGNDQTISYKMGGTYTMKASFDYVPEMAKSELYLEFKATIGNKTVAIPSVKVADGVISTSELIGNTLSSANPANSEDAFQRIIKDAHQANIMFLIQQANLRASELKSDGVKEFNKQVADVNAADNKKISNIEISAYASPDGGMDLNTKLAENREANTTKYLNKELKKSKIDATVDAKYTAEDWEGFQELVSKSNIQDKELILRVLSMYQDPEQREKEIKNISSVYKNLADDVLPELRRSRLTLNYEIIGKSDEEISNLAETDASKLNLEELLYAATLTKDNAKKEAIFTKATQQFPNDYRAYNNLGNLAYQAGDLAKAESFLNKAASLNAAPEVNMNLGLVALAKGDKVGAEAYLGKAAGAKELNETLGNLYVAQGQYERAVNSFGDAKTNSAALAQILAKDYNKAKSTLSNVENPDAYTDYLMAILGARTNNASMLTSSLKSAVQKDSSLAKKASTDLEFAKYFANADFLSIVK, encoded by the coding sequence ATGATTAAGAAGTTGTATTTGCCGTTACTCATGGCTACGATTGTTGCACTATCATTATCATCGTGCAGCAAAAAAATGGGTGAATTATCATCTGATTATTTCACTACGACTCCTCAGGTTCTGGAAGCAGTAGGAGGTAAAGTACCCGTAACTATTAATGGGAAATTCCCAGAAAAGTATTTTAATAAAAAAGCCGTAGTAGAAGTTACCCCTGTATTAAAATGGGATGGCGGTCAGGTTAAAGGTCAAACAGCTGTTTTCCAAGGCGAGAAAGTAGAAGGAAACGACCAAACTATTTCTTATAAAATGGGTGGGACCTACACTATGAAAGCATCTTTTGACTACGTTCCTGAAATGGCTAAATCTGAACTTTATCTTGAGTTTAAAGCCACAATAGGGAATAAAACAGTTGCTATTCCTTCTGTAAAGGTAGCCGATGGAGTAATTTCGACTTCAGAACTAATTGGAAACACATTGAGCAGTGCAAATCCTGCAAATAGCGAAGATGCTTTCCAAAGAATTATAAAAGATGCTCATCAAGCTAACATCATGTTCCTTATTCAACAAGCCAACCTTCGTGCAAGTGAATTGAAATCAGACGGAGTGAAGGAGTTTAACAAGCAAGTAGCCGATGTAAATGCTGCAGACAATAAAAAAATCAGCAACATCGAGATTTCAGCTTATGCTTCTCCTGACGGTGGCATGGATTTAAATACCAAATTAGCCGAGAATCGTGAAGCGAACACAACTAAGTATCTAAACAAAGAGCTTAAAAAGTCAAAGATAGATGCTACAGTTGATGCTAAATACACAGCTGAAGATTGGGAAGGATTCCAGGAATTGGTTTCTAAATCAAATATCCAAGATAAAGAACTGATCCTTCGCGTACTTTCAATGTACCAAGATCCGGAACAAAGAGAAAAAGAAATTAAAAACATCTCTTCTGTTTATAAGAATCTGGCAGATGATGTTCTTCCTGAACTAAGACGTTCTCGTTTAACTTTGAATTATGAGATCATTGGTAAGTCTGACGAAGAAATTTCTAATCTGGCTGAAACTGATGCAAGCAAACTTAATCTTGAAGAACTTCTTTACGCTGCTACCCTGACTAAAGATAACGCAAAAAAAGAAGCCATCTTTACCAAAGCGACACAACAATTTCCTAATGATTACCGTGCATATAACAACCTTGGTAATTTAGCCTATCAGGCTGGTGATCTTGCTAAAGCAGAATCATTCTTAAACAAAGCCGCCAGTTTAAATGCTGCTCCTGAAGTAAACATGAACCTTGGTCTTGTTGCTTTGGCTAAAGGAGATAAGGTTGGAGCTGAAGCTTACTTAGGCAAAGCTGCCGGTGCAAAAGAACTTAATGAAACTCTTGGAAACTTATATGTTGCACAAGGTCAATACGAAAGAGCAGTAAATTCTTTCGGTGATGCTAAAACCAACAGTGCAGCTTTAGCTCAGATTTTGGCTAAGGACTACAACAAAGCAAAAAGTACTCTTTCTAACGTTGAAAACCCTGATGCATACACAGATTACCTTATGGCAATTTTAGGTGCAAGAACCAACAACGCATCTATGCTTACAAGTAGTTTGAAGAGTGCAGTTCAGAAAGATTCTTCATTAGCTAAAAAGGCTTCGACTGATCTTGAGTTTGCAAAATACTTTGCAAATGCAGATTTTTTGAGTATCGTTAAATAA
- the aroQ gene encoding type II 3-dehydroquinate dehydratase — translation MKIQIINGPNINLLGKREPSIYGKVAFEDYLAELRLRYVGVDICYYQSNAEGDLIDKIQEIGFAVDGIILNAGAYTHTSIALQDAIRSVVAPVIEVHISNVHSRESFRHISMIACACKGVICGFGLNSYRLALEALTGK, via the coding sequence ATGAAGATACAAATTATTAACGGGCCTAATATCAATCTACTTGGTAAACGTGAGCCTTCCATCTATGGTAAGGTTGCTTTTGAAGATTATCTGGCAGAGCTTCGGTTAAGATATGTTGGCGTAGATATTTGTTATTATCAGTCTAATGCTGAAGGAGATCTGATTGATAAAATACAGGAAATCGGGTTCGCTGTAGATGGGATCATTTTAAATGCCGGTGCATATACGCATACGTCTATAGCTTTACAGGATGCTATTCGTTCTGTCGTCGCACCGGTAATAGAGGTGCATATTTCGAATGTACATTCGAGAGAGTCATTTCGACATATTTCGATGATAGCTTGCGCATGCAAAGGCGTTATTTGCGGTTTTGGACTGAATTCTTACCGGCTGGCACTTGAGGCATTGACGGGAAAATAA
- the rbfA gene encoding 30S ribosome-binding factor RbfA produces METTRQNKISRLLQKELSDIFLLQAKAMTGTLVSVSVVRISPDMSVARVYLSIFPSDKGEELVKNVNENAKSIRYELGTRVRHQLRIIPELKFFIDDSLDYIEKIDSLLK; encoded by the coding sequence ATGGAAACAACCAGACAGAATAAAATATCGCGCCTTTTGCAGAAAGAATTGAGTGACATATTCTTATTGCAGGCTAAAGCAATGACTGGTACGCTTGTATCGGTAAGCGTTGTACGCATTAGTCCCGACATGAGTGTTGCACGTGTTTATCTCAGTATTTTTCCTTCTGATAAAGGAGAAGAATTGGTGAAGAACGTTAATGAAAACGCGAAATCTATTCGTTATGAACTAGGCACGCGAGTACGTCATCAATTACGTATTATCCCCGAACTGAAATTCTTCATAGATGATTCACTCGATTATATAGAGAAAATTGATTCATTATTAAAGTGA
- the xerD gene encoding site-specific tyrosine recombinase XerD has product MILDEKKDKKERDRFIIKKYQQYLKLEKSLSPNTQEAYNSDLDKLMSFFVIETIDILKATTDDIERFIAGLHDIGIHPRSQARIISGIKSFFRFLILENCIEIDPCELIEGPRIGFKLPEILSIEEIDAIISSIDLSKREGQRNRAILETLYSCGLRVSELIYLKISDLYLKEEFIKVEGKGNKQRLVPISQKAIKEIQLYFIDRNKQKIKKSFEDILFLSRRGTNLSRIMIFHMIKELAQTACITKTISPHTFRHSFATHLLEGGANLRAIQSMLGHESIATTEIYTHIDRNMLRSEIIEHHPRNIKYRKEKQQD; this is encoded by the coding sequence ATGATATTAGATGAAAAAAAAGATAAGAAGGAAAGGGATCGATTCATAATCAAAAAATATCAGCAATATCTGAAATTAGAAAAGTCTCTGTCTCCAAACACTCAAGAAGCATATAACAGCGATTTAGATAAATTAATGAGCTTTTTTGTTATAGAAACAATTGATATCCTAAAAGCCACAACAGATGATATTGAACGATTCATTGCCGGTTTACATGACATAGGCATCCATCCACGCTCACAAGCCCGTATCATATCAGGCATCAAATCTTTTTTTCGGTTTTTAATATTAGAGAATTGTATTGAAATAGATCCTTGTGAATTAATAGAAGGTCCAAGAATAGGATTCAAATTACCAGAAATATTATCAATAGAAGAAATAGATGCCATTATCTCTTCTATTGACTTAAGCAAAAGGGAAGGACAACGAAATCGGGCAATCTTAGAAACTCTTTATAGTTGTGGCTTAAGAGTATCCGAATTAATATATCTGAAAATATCAGACCTTTATTTAAAGGAAGAGTTCATCAAAGTAGAAGGCAAAGGTAACAAGCAACGTTTAGTACCCATCTCGCAAAAAGCAATAAAAGAGATACAGCTATATTTCATCGACCGAAACAAACAAAAAATCAAAAAAAGTTTCGAAGACATTTTATTCTTAAGCCGCAGAGGAACTAATTTATCAAGAATTATGATTTTTCACATGATAAAGGAACTGGCCCAAACAGCATGCATCACAAAAACGATAAGCCCACACACTTTTCGACACTCATTCGCTACACATTTATTAGAAGGGGGAGCAAATTTAAGAGCAATTCAGAGCATGCTGGGGCACGAATCAATCGCAACAACAGAAATATACACTCACATTGACCGAAATATGTTAAGAAGCGAGATAATAGAGCATCATCCACGCAATATAAAATACAGAAAGGAAAAACAACAAGACTAA